A region from the Halosolutus gelatinilyticus genome encodes:
- a CDS encoding alkaline phosphatase PhoX: protein MVEFTRRTLIETSVASAIGSGFVGTASARGDEEWEDPPTGGAPVVKGRIGRLAHTALGAEVTGPFVFDNGEMLFSLQHPSTDNPEPFGTAGVGWLAGHRFEYNGRNDEFEELEPPRTNEEQQRVRVAGAEYELLVRNGDPIEGGSSMWGHPETPDGTPVAEFAGTRYGAFGSNPDMNFLVPTDEDGLEGYLFTNVETSPGSIVRTPIRRSEDGWEVDLDNAMNLENTEAFRNLGGTRINCYGDLAPWGNPISAEEDYVHTRVSGPATVSDIVEAGSGVGLRGARAFFNRPNPSEIQNSLDDLFGEESWSLQGSWALSGLEMLAYHLGAEPVDQVDGENTREPIGNGYPNPYRTGYCVEITEPTADEPTPVKHYTWGRAAWECPEVTPDERTVYLTSDGANKGIYKFVAEEPIPSYDDRTDVRGTLYAIEVTNKQAAMNLPPIAVNLEIDWIELGTATNAEVESWIADYDDVTQVDYLETHAETDWTDDLEAALEEADREVAKHGNRDYVTDEEVVEWAEQYEQYGPDGVDEDLRRVPFLETRAAAKEVGATIEFRKAEGSDTIDDAQPGDYLYVGISELNDGMTDDGGDLRMERVDGGVVYRAELEADYDISRLEPMVVGADAADPASVADDAIINIDNVMVLPDGRVLLCEDNSPLRRSYSNDNLWVYEPPGWGRWPKPGRSRGRSGRSRSRGRSDRDRWWGRDHDR from the coding sequence ATGGTGGAATTTACCAGGCGAACGCTGATCGAGACGTCGGTCGCGTCGGCGATCGGTTCCGGCTTCGTCGGAACCGCGAGCGCGCGGGGCGACGAGGAGTGGGAGGACCCGCCGACGGGCGGTGCACCCGTGGTCAAGGGCCGGATCGGTCGGCTGGCCCACACCGCGCTCGGAGCGGAGGTTACCGGACCGTTCGTGTTCGACAACGGCGAGATGCTGTTCAGTCTCCAGCACCCCAGCACCGATAACCCCGAGCCGTTCGGGACCGCGGGCGTCGGCTGGTTGGCCGGCCACCGCTTCGAGTACAACGGGCGAAACGACGAGTTCGAGGAACTGGAACCGCCGCGGACGAACGAGGAACAGCAACGGGTCCGCGTCGCCGGCGCCGAGTACGAACTCCTCGTCCGGAACGGCGACCCGATCGAGGGCGGGTCCTCGATGTGGGGGCACCCGGAGACGCCCGACGGGACGCCGGTCGCCGAGTTCGCCGGCACCCGATACGGCGCCTTCGGCAGCAACCCGGACATGAACTTTCTCGTCCCGACCGACGAGGACGGCCTCGAGGGCTACCTCTTTACGAACGTCGAGACCAGCCCCGGAAGCATCGTCCGGACGCCGATCCGGCGGAGCGAGGACGGCTGGGAGGTCGATCTCGACAACGCGATGAACCTGGAGAACACGGAGGCGTTCCGGAACCTCGGCGGCACTCGGATCAACTGCTACGGCGACCTCGCGCCGTGGGGGAACCCGATCTCCGCCGAGGAGGACTACGTCCACACGCGCGTCTCCGGGCCGGCGACCGTCTCCGACATCGTCGAGGCGGGATCGGGCGTCGGTCTCCGCGGCGCGCGAGCGTTTTTCAACCGGCCGAACCCGTCCGAAATTCAGAACTCGCTCGACGACCTGTTCGGCGAGGAGAGCTGGTCTCTCCAGGGATCGTGGGCGCTCAGCGGCCTGGAGATGCTCGCGTACCACCTCGGCGCCGAGCCGGTCGACCAGGTGGACGGCGAGAACACGCGCGAACCGATCGGCAACGGCTACCCCAACCCGTACCGGACGGGCTACTGCGTCGAGATCACGGAACCGACGGCCGACGAACCGACGCCGGTCAAACACTACACCTGGGGCCGGGCGGCCTGGGAGTGTCCCGAGGTCACGCCCGACGAGCGAACGGTGTACCTCACCTCAGACGGGGCGAACAAGGGCATCTACAAGTTCGTCGCCGAGGAGCCGATCCCCAGCTACGACGATCGGACGGACGTCCGCGGCACGCTGTACGCGATCGAGGTTACCAACAAGCAGGCGGCCATGAACCTGCCGCCGATCGCGGTCAACCTGGAGATCGACTGGATCGAACTCGGCACCGCGACGAACGCCGAGGTCGAATCCTGGATCGCCGACTACGACGACGTCACGCAGGTCGACTACCTCGAGACGCACGCCGAGACCGATTGGACGGACGACCTGGAGGCCGCACTCGAGGAGGCCGACCGCGAGGTCGCGAAACACGGCAACCGCGACTACGTCACCGACGAGGAGGTCGTCGAGTGGGCCGAGCAGTACGAGCAGTACGGTCCGGACGGCGTCGACGAGGACCTCCGGCGGGTCCCCTTCCTGGAGACGCGCGCGGCGGCGAAGGAGGTCGGCGCGACCATCGAGTTCCGCAAGGCCGAAGGGAGCGACACGATCGACGACGCCCAGCCCGGCGACTACCTGTACGTCGGCATCTCCGAGCTGAACGACGGGATGACCGACGACGGGGGCGACCTCCGGATGGAGCGCGTCGACGGCGGCGTCGTCTACCGAGCCGAGCTCGAAGCCGACTACGACATCTCCCGGCTCGAACCGATGGTCGTCGGCGCCGACGCCGCCGATCCCGCCAGCGTCGCCGACGACGCGATCATCAACATCGACAACGTGATGGTGCTCCCGGACGGGCGCGTGCTCCTCTGCGAGGACAACTCCCCGCTCCGGCGGAGCTACTCCAACGACAACCTGTGGGTCTACGAGCCGCCGGGATGGGGACGGTGGCCGAAACCCGGTCGATCGCGGGGCCGATCCGGCCGCAGTCGATCGCGAGGCCGGTCCGACCGCGATCGGTGGTGGGGCCGGGACCACGACCGGTAA
- a CDS encoding low molecular weight phosphatase family protein, producing MGDETLTFGFVCVQNAGRSQMSAAFAERERSRRGLDGEVEILTGGTRPADEVHPEVVEAMAELDVDLSDRTPRAVSTEALNDCTVVATMGCSTLELDAGVSVRDWALDDPHGRSIDDVRAIRDDVEARVSDLFDEYFDE from the coding sequence ATGGGCGACGAGACGCTGACGTTCGGATTCGTGTGCGTGCAAAACGCCGGTCGAAGCCAGATGTCCGCGGCGTTCGCGGAGCGGGAACGATCCCGCCGCGGACTCGACGGCGAGGTCGAGATACTCACCGGCGGGACCCGCCCCGCGGACGAGGTCCACCCCGAGGTCGTCGAGGCGATGGCGGAACTCGACGTCGACCTCTCCGATCGCACCCCGCGAGCGGTCTCGACCGAAGCACTGAACGACTGTACCGTCGTCGCGACGATGGGGTGTTCGACCCTCGAACTCGACGCCGGCGTCTCCGTTCGGGACTGGGCGCTCGACGATCCGCACGGGCGGTCGATCGACGACGTTCGCGCGATTCGAGACGACGTCGAGGCCCGCGTGTCCGACCTCTTCGACGAGTACTTCGACGAGTAG
- a CDS encoding metallophosphoesterase family protein, with product MSRAERDLSSVGDRVLLGRLERPRTESPTRLAVVGDPHVATRAEGTSRVFHRTEERLRTAVDDLNGRDVDAVVFPGDLTKDGEPWNHDRFESLLTELDPPSVVTPGNHDLQKRGDEHECPSPSSFATRYGTGSLPARYEIGPVDLFVLNSAAGPDGPYVDTHRGFVSDDQLAWLDDGLESAAVPIVACHHNVLPLVSEPLRSASAWRVYTMRGRERVRSVLDAHDVALVLGGHHHLPALVKRRGLAQLVAPAVASYPQAYCLLEIDADGTSVWLVSHADAAERAEAYREAAAGAPIARTLLGLTESILDDCPLLYEPTGVADDILTESVARE from the coding sequence ATGAGCCGAGCCGAGCGCGACCTTTCGTCGGTCGGCGATCGGGTCCTCCTCGGACGACTCGAACGACCGCGGACCGAGTCACCGACGCGGCTCGCGGTCGTCGGCGATCCCCACGTCGCCACACGCGCCGAGGGGACGTCCCGCGTCTTCCACCGGACCGAAGAGCGGCTTCGAACGGCCGTCGACGACCTGAACGGGCGCGACGTCGATGCCGTCGTGTTCCCCGGCGACCTCACGAAGGACGGCGAGCCGTGGAACCACGATCGGTTCGAGTCGCTGCTGACCGAGCTCGATCCGCCGTCCGTCGTGACGCCGGGGAACCACGACCTCCAGAAACGAGGGGACGAACACGAGTGTCCGTCGCCGTCGTCGTTCGCGACTCGGTACGGAACGGGATCGCTCCCGGCCCGCTACGAGATCGGGCCGGTCGATCTCTTCGTCCTGAACAGCGCCGCCGGTCCGGACGGGCCGTACGTCGACACCCACCGCGGATTCGTCTCGGACGACCAGCTCGCGTGGCTCGACGACGGGCTCGAATCGGCGGCGGTGCCGATCGTCGCGTGCCACCACAACGTGCTCCCGCTCGTCTCCGAGCCGCTGCGTAGCGCCAGCGCGTGGCGGGTCTACACGATGCGGGGCCGCGAGCGGGTCCGATCGGTGCTGGACGCCCACGACGTGGCGCTCGTCCTCGGCGGGCACCACCACCTGCCGGCGCTGGTCAAGCGACGCGGCCTCGCGCAGCTCGTCGCGCCGGCGGTCGCGTCGTACCCGCAGGCCTACTGTCTGCTCGAGATCGACGCGGACGGGACGAGCGTCTGGCTGGTTTCACACGCCGACGCGGCGGAACGGGCCGAAGCGTACCGGGAGGCGGCGGCGGGAGCGCCGATCGCCAGAACCCTGCTCGGGCTCACCGAGAGCATCCTCGACGACTGTCCGTTGCTGTACGAGCCGACCGGCGTCGCGGACGATATTCTGACGGAGTCGGTCGCTCGCGAGTGA
- a CDS encoding translation initiation factor IF-2 subunit gamma, producing MVGNGQPEVNIGLVGHVDHGKTTLVQALSGSWTDQHSEEMKRGISIRLGYADATFRYCDGVDEPQCYTVEEECPDGSTSEPLRTVSFVDAPGHETLMATMLSGASLMDGAVLVISASEPVPQPQTEEHLMALDIIGIDNIVIAQNKVDLVDADQARQNYEEIQEFVEGTVAEDAPVVPISAGQEVNIDLLIQAVEEHIPTPERDPDDDARMHVARSFDINKPGTTAANLTGGVLGGSLVQGELEVGDEIEIRPGREVEEGGQTEYVPIETTVRSLQAGGEGVDSVTPGGLLGVGTGLDPSLTKGDALAGRLAGPPGSLPRTWDSFTMDVDLLDRVVGTDGGEVDEINTGEPLMMTVGTSTTVGAVTSARENECEVTLKRPVCAEPGTKIAINRRIGARWRLIGLGTLQG from the coding sequence ATGGTAGGAAATGGACAACCGGAGGTGAACATCGGGCTCGTCGGTCACGTTGACCACGGCAAGACGACGCTGGTGCAAGCGCTCAGCGGGTCGTGGACGGACCAGCACTCAGAGGAGATGAAACGCGGCATCTCCATCCGACTGGGCTATGCGGACGCGACGTTCCGCTACTGCGACGGCGTGGACGAGCCCCAGTGTTACACCGTCGAGGAGGAGTGTCCGGACGGCTCGACGAGCGAGCCGCTTCGGACCGTGTCGTTCGTCGACGCCCCTGGTCACGAGACCCTGATGGCGACGATGCTCTCGGGCGCGTCGCTGATGGACGGCGCCGTGCTGGTGATCAGCGCCAGCGAACCCGTCCCGCAGCCCCAGACCGAAGAGCACCTGATGGCGCTCGACATCATCGGGATCGACAACATCGTCATCGCACAGAACAAGGTCGACCTCGTCGACGCCGACCAGGCGCGACAGAACTACGAGGAGATCCAGGAGTTCGTCGAGGGAACCGTCGCCGAGGATGCGCCGGTCGTCCCCATCTCCGCGGGCCAGGAGGTCAACATCGACCTGCTGATCCAGGCGGTCGAAGAACACATCCCGACGCCCGAACGGGACCCCGACGACGACGCCCGAATGCACGTCGCCCGCAGTTTCGACATCAACAAACCCGGGACGACCGCCGCGAACCTCACCGGCGGCGTCCTCGGCGGTAGCCTCGTTCAGGGGGAACTCGAAGTCGGCGACGAGATCGAGATCCGTCCCGGCCGCGAGGTCGAGGAGGGCGGCCAGACCGAGTACGTCCCGATCGAGACGACGGTCCGATCGCTCCAGGCAGGCGGCGAGGGCGTCGACTCGGTCACGCCGGGCGGCCTGCTCGGCGTCGGCACCGGTCTCGACCCGTCGCTGACGAAGGGCGACGCGCTGGCCGGTCGACTGGCCGGCCCGCCGGGATCGCTCCCCCGGACGTGGGACAGCTTCACCATGGACGTGGACCTGCTCGATCGCGTCGTCGGCACCGACGGCGGCGAGGTCGACGAGATCAACACCGGCGAGCCGTTGATGATGACCGTCGGGACGTCGACGACCGTCGGCGCCGTCACCAGCGCTCGCGAGAACGAGTGCGAGGTCACGCTCAAACGGCCGGTCTGTGCCGAACCCGGGACGAAGATCGCGATCAACCGCCGGATCGGCGCGCGCTGGCGATTGATCGGCCTTGGAACGTTGCAGGGGTAG
- a CDS encoding PIN domain-containing protein, giving the protein MATRVALDTSALMMPVELDVRLFDELERLLDSFEPVAPQSVVEELRRLADKGGTEGTAANVGHDLAIERCLVVDTEASYADDALVELAREGAVEYVVTNDRPLRDRVLETGRPVIALRGRNKLAITQP; this is encoded by the coding sequence ATGGCTACGCGTGTCGCGCTCGATACCAGCGCCCTCATGATGCCGGTCGAACTCGACGTTCGGCTGTTCGACGAACTCGAACGACTGTTGGACTCGTTCGAGCCCGTCGCGCCCCAGTCGGTCGTCGAAGAACTGCGACGGCTCGCCGACAAGGGCGGCACCGAGGGAACGGCCGCGAACGTCGGCCACGACCTGGCGATCGAGCGCTGTCTCGTCGTCGACACGGAGGCGTCGTACGCCGACGACGCGCTGGTCGAACTCGCCCGCGAGGGCGCCGTCGAATACGTCGTCACAAACGATCGTCCGCTGCGCGACCGGGTCCTCGAGACGGGGAGACCGGTAATTGCATTACGCGGGAGAAACAAATTAGCGATCACTCAACCATAG
- a CDS encoding DNA-directed RNA polymerase, translating to MYKRVRLKDTVEVPPEELGDVSPDLVKRLLQDKLEGRMDEEVGSVVSVTEVHDIGQGTVLPNRPGVYYEAEFDAMTFDPQMQEVVDGTVVEVVEFGAFVGIGPVDGLLHVSQISDEYLAFDGENQQLSSNESNRTLGVEDAVRARIVTKSIDERNPRDSKIGLTAKQPGLGKHGWLEEDHEKQEAAAGE from the coding sequence ATGTACAAACGGGTCAGACTGAAGGACACGGTAGAAGTACCGCCGGAGGAGCTCGGCGACGTCTCGCCGGATCTCGTGAAGCGACTGCTGCAGGACAAACTGGAAGGACGCATGGACGAGGAGGTCGGCAGCGTCGTCTCCGTCACCGAGGTCCACGACATCGGCCAAGGGACGGTCCTGCCGAACCGACCGGGCGTCTACTACGAGGCCGAGTTCGACGCGATGACGTTCGATCCGCAGATGCAGGAGGTCGTCGACGGAACGGTCGTCGAGGTCGTCGAGTTCGGCGCCTTCGTCGGGATCGGTCCCGTCGACGGACTGCTTCACGTCTCGCAGATCAGCGACGAGTACCTCGCGTTCGACGGCGAGAACCAGCAGCTCTCCTCGAACGAATCCAACCGCACGCTCGGCGTCGAGGACGCCGTCCGCGCGCGGATCGTCACCAAGAGCATCGACGAGCGCAACCCGCGCGACTCGAAGATCGGGCTCACCGCGAAACAGCCCGGCCTCGGCAAGCACGGCTGGCTCGAGGAGGACCACGAGAAACAGGAAGCGGCGGCGGGTGAATAA
- the spt4 gene encoding transcription elongation factor subunit Spt4 yields the protein MAADRLVCRECHRVNDPDADSCESCGSSSLTEDWAGYVVIAHPEESEIATEMQVTEPGAYALKVR from the coding sequence ATGGCAGCCGATCGCCTCGTCTGTCGCGAATGTCACCGGGTCAACGACCCCGACGCCGACTCCTGTGAGAGCTGTGGCTCCTCGTCGCTGACGGAGGACTGGGCCGGCTACGTCGTCATCGCCCACCCGGAGGAAAGCGAAATCGCGACCGAGATGCAGGTGACCGAGCCGGGCGCGTACGCCCTCAAAGTCCGGTAG
- a CDS encoding GTP-dependent dephospho-CoA kinase family protein has translation MSDEDDRADAAEPAYEPLLVLPDDLRHELKEPLGPIETDADVLLNEIDGPLITVGDVVTYHFLRAGRKPDVAFVDERTKRSAVDDEIRRTVTEETTVETVNPPAEISADVIRALRDALERDEPTTVLVEGEEDLVALPAIAAAPEGASVVYGQPNEGMVHVRVTDDHRAEMRALLDRFEGNADRLWELLDASRD, from the coding sequence GTGTCCGACGAGGACGATCGCGCCGACGCCGCGGAGCCGGCATACGAGCCGCTGCTGGTCCTCCCCGACGACCTCCGCCACGAACTCAAGGAGCCGCTGGGCCCGATCGAGACCGACGCCGACGTCCTTCTCAACGAGATCGACGGACCGCTCATCACGGTGGGCGACGTCGTCACCTACCACTTCCTGCGGGCGGGACGGAAGCCGGACGTCGCGTTCGTCGACGAACGAACAAAGCGATCGGCCGTCGACGACGAGATCCGCCGAACCGTCACCGAGGAGACGACCGTCGAGACGGTGAATCCGCCCGCCGAGATTTCCGCCGACGTGATCAGAGCGCTGCGGGACGCACTGGAACGGGACGAACCCACGACGGTCCTCGTCGAGGGCGAAGAGGATCTCGTCGCGCTCCCCGCGATCGCCGCCGCGCCCGAGGGAGCGAGCGTGGTCTACGGCCAACCGAACGAGGGAATGGTCCACGTGCGGGTTACGGACGACCACCGCGCGGAAATGCGCGCCCTACTCGATCGGTTCGAGGGGAACGCCGATCGGCTCTGGGAGTTGCTCGACGCCTCGCGGGACTGA
- a CDS encoding twin-arginine translocase subunit TatC: MIPKASAVRDRRSDRGPDRRKPPTSGSPIGHLVAVGRVRLQRLFAVFLLNFLGVFYFVRLVMWPRLEADLLARGAEIVALTPFDVILLQAKLATIGGIVLTVPILIVLVRTSIGERGTRAWLRRRWHVVLGTCALAIALFAGGVLYAYGVIFPFLFDFLAANAIQSGFTPTYSIVHWTQFVLTLVLVMGVAAELPLVMTSLVYAELVSYETFRKRWKVAVFGVVVLSSIVNGSPDPFSMLLVAVPLVVLYGVGLGCARLVVTARESGRLPERASPATDATESGPEGRNGDGTAAMADDRRSSRLAETIERTSVTVSEALATAQTNEEIGGYYYDLQYVVSRLREKLLIIGGVFTLVFFGTFTLLYQGGMGWLMRDFTGRLPASIRPTDVNVVLIHPVEILAFEMKVAAILAAIAVVPLVCYYAWPAVLERGLAAGSRVVFKWWAIALGIGLLAGSVGGYLFVAPAMMAYLVTDAVQAGAVISYRAPSFFWLVFLASVGIGLLADVVITMVLFHVTGTVSYRTMRRRWREVTIALCCLGALLPQGIAVMLAIAIAVMAAYGLGLAVLWVISLGGRFDPAPAA; encoded by the coding sequence GTGATACCGAAAGCGTCGGCGGTCCGGGACCGAAGGAGCGATCGCGGACCGGACCGGCGCAAACCGCCGACGAGCGGGAGCCCGATCGGTCACCTCGTCGCGGTGGGACGAGTCCGGCTGCAGCGGCTGTTCGCCGTGTTCCTGCTGAACTTCCTCGGTGTCTTCTACTTCGTCCGGTTGGTGATGTGGCCCCGGCTCGAGGCGGATCTGCTGGCTCGCGGGGCGGAGATCGTCGCCTTGACGCCGTTCGACGTGATTCTGCTCCAGGCGAAACTGGCCACGATCGGCGGGATCGTCCTCACGGTCCCGATCCTGATCGTCCTCGTGCGGACGTCGATCGGCGAGCGGGGAACGCGGGCCTGGCTCCGGCGACGCTGGCACGTCGTGCTCGGGACGTGCGCGCTCGCCATCGCGCTCTTCGCGGGCGGCGTGCTCTACGCCTACGGCGTCATCTTCCCGTTTCTCTTCGACTTCCTCGCGGCGAACGCGATCCAAAGTGGCTTCACGCCGACGTACTCGATCGTCCACTGGACGCAGTTCGTCCTGACGCTCGTGCTCGTCATGGGCGTCGCCGCCGAGTTACCGCTCGTCATGACGAGCCTGGTCTACGCCGAACTCGTCTCCTACGAGACGTTCCGAAAACGCTGGAAGGTGGCCGTCTTCGGCGTCGTCGTTCTGTCGTCGATCGTCAACGGCTCGCCCGATCCGTTCTCGATGCTGCTCGTGGCCGTGCCGCTGGTCGTCCTCTACGGCGTTGGACTCGGCTGTGCGAGACTCGTCGTGACGGCTCGCGAGTCCGGTCGACTGCCGGAGAGAGCGTCTCCGGCGACCGACGCCACCGAAAGCGGTCCCGAGGGTCGAAACGGAGACGGAACGGCTGCGATGGCCGACGACCGCCGGTCGAGTCGGCTCGCCGAGACGATCGAGCGCACGTCGGTAACCGTCTCGGAGGCGCTGGCCACGGCGCAGACGAACGAGGAGATCGGCGGCTACTACTACGATCTGCAGTACGTGGTCTCCCGACTGCGCGAGAAGTTGCTGATCATCGGAGGCGTCTTCACGCTCGTGTTCTTCGGGACGTTCACGCTCCTCTACCAGGGCGGCATGGGGTGGCTCATGCGCGATTTCACCGGCCGACTTCCTGCCTCGATCAGGCCGACCGACGTGAACGTCGTCCTCATTCACCCGGTGGAGATCCTGGCGTTCGAGATGAAGGTCGCCGCCATTCTGGCCGCGATCGCCGTGGTGCCGCTCGTCTGCTACTACGCCTGGCCGGCGGTCCTCGAACGCGGCCTCGCCGCGGGATCGCGGGTCGTGTTCAAGTGGTGGGCGATCGCCCTCGGGATCGGCCTCCTGGCCGGCAGCGTCGGCGGCTACCTGTTCGTCGCCCCCGCGATGATGGCGTACCTGGTGACCGACGCGGTCCAGGCGGGCGCGGTCATCAGCTACCGCGCGCCGAGTTTCTTCTGGCTCGTCTTCCTGGCGTCGGTCGGGATCGGCCTCCTCGCGGACGTCGTGATCACGATGGTGCTGTTCCACGTCACCGGGACGGTTTCCTACCGGACCATGCGCAGGCGCTGGCGCGAGGTGACGATCGCGCTCTGCTGTCTCGGCGCACTTCTCCCGCAGGGGATCGCCGTGATGCTCGCGATCGCGATCGCCGTCATGGCCGCCTACGGGCTCGGCCTGGCGGTCCTCTGGGTGATCAGCCTCGGCGGCCGATTCGACCCGGCTCCCGCCGCCTGA
- a CDS encoding DUF5828 family protein: MEESISGFKVEGDWGAIVEHGERITQALRELGVQSDDGDDDRSRFAADLDEWDEWRPKAHESFERDVTEKTAEQASVGEGEGEREGAEPEEDLQTAGEKLSESVTALEERDVDEAVESGTEAIDRATRAADSVGRKALRTVEKGVYRHVMTQLAPCYFDNELVSANVQRPLTEDGDRFSFEVNVNDDQLKAEVSDLLARYEDEVDRWHVDTEKDTTIHETVEGAEVPPEPGDQSRSTIT; the protein is encoded by the coding sequence GTGGAAGAGAGCATTTCCGGATTCAAGGTGGAGGGAGACTGGGGAGCGATCGTCGAGCACGGCGAACGCATCACCCAGGCGCTTCGAGAACTCGGTGTACAGAGCGACGACGGCGACGACGATCGCAGCCGATTCGCGGCCGATCTGGACGAGTGGGACGAGTGGCGGCCGAAAGCCCACGAATCCTTCGAACGAGACGTCACGGAGAAGACCGCCGAACAGGCGAGCGTCGGCGAAGGCGAGGGCGAACGGGAGGGGGCGGAGCCGGAGGAGGACTTGCAGACCGCCGGCGAAAAGCTGTCGGAGTCGGTCACCGCGCTCGAGGAGCGCGACGTCGACGAGGCGGTCGAGAGCGGCACCGAAGCGATCGATCGCGCGACCCGAGCGGCCGACTCCGTCGGTCGGAAGGCGTTACGAACCGTCGAGAAAGGCGTCTACCGCCACGTCATGACGCAACTCGCGCCGTGTTACTTCGACAACGAACTCGTCAGCGCCAACGTTCAGCGACCGCTCACCGAGGACGGCGATCGGTTCAGCTTCGAGGTGAACGTCAACGACGATCAGCTCAAAGCGGAGGTGTCGGACCTCCTCGCCAGGTACGAGGACGAGGTCGATCGCTGGCACGTCGATACCGAGAAGGATACGACGATCCACGAAACCGTCGAGGGGGCAGAGGTGCCGCCGGAGCCCGGCGACCAGTCGCGATCGACGATCACGTAA
- a CDS encoding fumarylacetoacetate hydrolase family protein — protein sequence MKLATFEVGTPIGPVERIGAVDESSEDASAATGEAALIDLTAAYGAALEAEGEPAPAHLARAHVPPEMIAFLERGDRAIEDAREAVAYAAETDAERGPGGAKLRYEPGEYDLLAPLPRPNTLRDCMAIEEHVENSLDGEIPDVWYDLPVCYKGNPDGIVAPGGTVRWPDYSSVMDYELEIAAVIGKRGRDVPAEDAEQHIAGYTVFNDFSARDIQGREMEAKLGPAKGKDFANGLGPYLVPREDIDVLDAPMTARVDGEVWSEGTVDEMYHSFADIIEHVSRSETLYPGDVIGSGTVGEGCGLELGRWLADGDTIELEIEGIGILEHTIVD from the coding sequence GTGAAACTCGCCACCTTCGAGGTCGGGACGCCGATCGGCCCCGTCGAGCGGATCGGCGCGGTCGACGAGTCGAGCGAGGACGCGTCGGCCGCGACCGGCGAGGCCGCCTTGATCGACCTCACCGCGGCCTACGGCGCGGCCCTTGAGGCGGAGGGCGAACCCGCGCCCGCGCATCTGGCTCGGGCGCACGTCCCGCCCGAGATGATCGCCTTCCTGGAACGCGGCGATCGGGCGATCGAGGACGCCCGGGAGGCCGTCGCGTACGCCGCCGAAACCGACGCGGAACGGGGACCGGGCGGCGCGAAGCTCCGGTACGAACCCGGCGAGTACGATCTGCTCGCCCCGCTCCCGCGGCCGAACACCCTGCGGGACTGCATGGCGATCGAGGAGCACGTCGAGAACAGCCTCGACGGTGAGATTCCCGACGTCTGGTACGACCTCCCGGTCTGCTATAAGGGAAACCCCGACGGTATCGTCGCGCCGGGAGGGACCGTCCGCTGGCCCGACTACTCGTCCGTGATGGACTACGAACTCGAGATCGCAGCGGTGATCGGGAAACGGGGTCGCGACGTCCCGGCGGAAGACGCCGAGCAGCATATCGCCGGCTACACGGTGTTCAACGACTTCAGTGCCCGCGACATCCAGGGCCGAGAGATGGAGGCGAAACTGGGGCCGGCGAAGGGCAAGGACTTCGCCAACGGCCTCGGCCCGTATCTCGTCCCGCGCGAGGACATCGACGTCCTCGACGCGCCGATGACGGCGCGGGTCGACGGCGAGGTCTGGTCGGAGGGAACCGTCGATGAGATGTACCACTCGTTCGCGGACATCATCGAGCACGTTTCCCGGTCGGAAACGCTCTATCCAGGGGACGTCATCGGCAGCGGCACCGTCGGCGAGGGCTGCGGCCTCGAACTCGGTCGGTGGCTCGCGGACGGCGACACGATCGAACTCGAGATCGAGGGGATCGGGATCCTGGAGCACACGATCGTCGACTGA